Proteins from one Fusobacterium periodonticum 1_1_41FAA genomic window:
- a CDS encoding TolC family protein — protein sequence MKKILMFFLLMASISSFSQESLTIDEALSRVGNNKESYEFKSFENTKEATDIRIKDNKLGDFNGVTISSSYNITENNFEDRDRKYDKTFQNKASYGPFFVNYNFVERDRSYVSYGVEKNLKDVFYSKYKSNIKVYDYQQELNKISYDKTIENKKINLVNLYNDILNTKNELEYRRKAYEHYKVDLDKFKKSYELGASPKINLESAELEAEDSKLQIDILKTKLKSLYEIGKTDYNIDFENYKLVDFIDNNESIEKLLANYMEKDIAELKLNLSVAEERKKYSNYDRHMPDLYLAYERVDRNLRGDRYYRDQDIFSIRFSKKLFSTDSDYKLSELEVENLKNDLNEKIRLINAEKIKLKAEYYELSKLLSIASKKSQLAYKKYLIKEKEYELSRASYLDVIDEYNKYLSLEIENKRAKNTLNSFIYKLKIKG from the coding sequence ATGAAAAAAATATTAATGTTTTTTCTATTGATGGCAAGTATTAGTTCTTTTTCACAAGAGAGCTTGACTATAGATGAAGCTTTAAGTAGAGTGGGAAATAACAAAGAAAGCTATGAATTTAAAAGTTTTGAAAACACTAAAGAAGCCACAGATATTAGAATCAAAGATAATAAATTGGGTGATTTTAATGGAGTAACTATATCAAGTAGTTACAATATAACTGAGAATAATTTTGAAGACAGAGATAGAAAATATGATAAAACTTTTCAAAATAAAGCTAGTTATGGACCTTTTTTTGTAAATTATAACTTTGTTGAAAGAGATAGATCCTATGTTAGTTATGGAGTTGAAAAAAATCTGAAAGATGTTTTCTATTCAAAGTATAAAAGCAATATAAAGGTTTATGACTATCAACAGGAATTAAATAAAATTTCTTACGATAAAACTATAGAGAATAAAAAGATTAATTTAGTCAATCTGTATAATGATATATTGAATACTAAAAATGAATTAGAATATAGAAGAAAAGCCTATGAACATTACAAAGTTGACCTAGATAAATTTAAGAAATCTTATGAATTGGGAGCAAGTCCAAAAATAAATTTGGAAAGTGCAGAACTTGAAGCAGAAGATTCAAAATTACAAATAGATATTCTTAAAACTAAGTTAAAAAGCCTTTATGAAATTGGAAAAACTGATTATAATATAGATTTTGAAAATTATAAGTTAGTTGATTTCATTGATAACAATGAAAGTATAGAAAAATTACTAGCCAATTATATGGAAAAAGATATAGCTGAGCTTAAATTAAATTTATCTGTTGCAGAAGAAAGAAAAAAATATAGTAATTATGATAGACATATGCCTGATTTATATCTAGCTTATGAAAGAGTGGATAGAAATTTAAGAGGAGATAGATACTATAGAGACCAAGATATATTCAGTATTAGATTTTCAAAAAAATTATTTTCTACTGATTCTGACTATAAGTTAAGTGAGTTGGAAGTAGAAAATTTAAAAAATGATTTGAATGAAAAAATAAGACTTATCAATGCAGAAAAAATTAAATTGAAGGCTGAATATTACGAGCTTTCTAAACTACTTTCTATAGCTAGTAAGAAATCTCAGTTAGCTTATAAAAAATATTTAATAAAAGAAAAAGAATACGAATTATCAAGAGCAAGTTATTTAGATGTTATAGACGAATACAATAAGTATTTATCTCTTGAAATTGAAAACAAGAGAGCTAAAAATACTTTAAATTCATTTATATATAAGCTAAAAATTAAAGGTTAA
- a CDS encoding WYL domain-containing protein, with product MSKKIKVTLPQNIYEIIKNDISDFNMTSNYFMNYIFLNLNDKYKNFKGNPAIAEQSKEKSSIQFNLNKESSLIYYDVLRDNNAQNESEFMRSLLIRYATNPKNKRELFIFKESVERINLAIKDKKNVYITFNDNRKVKVSPYYIGSSDLEIANYIFCYDFSEEKYKNYKLNYLKQVYTTSEGAKWEDNDYIEDVIKNFDPFLSKGQVIKVRLSENGKKLLKTIKINRPKLISEDGDLFEFEASDEQIKRYFSYFFDEATVIEPIELKEWFIEKYENALKNLKNK from the coding sequence TTGAGTAAAAAAATAAAGGTTACTTTGCCTCAAAATATATATGAAATCATAAAAAATGATATCAGTGATTTTAATATGACGAGTAATTATTTTATGAATTATATTTTTCTTAATTTAAATGATAAATATAAGAATTTTAAGGGAAATCCTGCTATAGCAGAACAAAGTAAGGAAAAATCTAGTATACAATTTAATTTAAATAAGGAAAGTAGCCTAATTTACTATGATGTTTTAAGGGATAATAATGCCCAAAATGAATCTGAATTCATGAGAAGTTTACTTATTAGATATGCCACTAATCCTAAGAATAAAAGAGAATTATTTATTTTTAAGGAGTCAGTGGAAAGAATAAATCTAGCAATAAAAGATAAAAAGAATGTATACATTACCTTTAATGACAATAGAAAAGTTAAGGTAAGTCCTTACTATATAGGAAGTTCTGATTTAGAGATAGCAAACTATATTTTTTGTTATGACTTCAGTGAAGAAAAATATAAAAACTATAAGTTAAATTATCTAAAGCAGGTTTACACAACTTCTGAAGGAGCTAAGTGGGAAGATAATGATTACATTGAAGATGTAATTAAAAATTTCGATCCTTTCCTATCTAAAGGTCAGGTTATAAAAGTTAGACTCAGTGAGAATGGTAAGAAATTACTTAAAACAATTAAAATAAATAGACCTAAATTAATAAGTGAGGATGGAGATTTATTTGAATTTGAAGCTTCTGATGAACAAATTAAAAGATATTTTAGTTATTTTTTTGATGAAGCAACAGTTATTGAGCCAATTGAATTAAAAGAATGGTTTATTGAAAAATATGAAAATGCTTTAAAAAACTTAAAAAATAAATAG
- the hflX gene encoding GTPase HflX produces MVNGNTSGLKEHILNSLDELYNSKIEKGKIINQEIIDYIAEVSNKINREINIAMDRSGNVIDISIGDSSTVNLPVVPVYDRRLSGVRIVHTHPGGNPHLSSVDISALIKLKLDCIVSIGVSDEGVTGYEVAVCSILNDELTYDRTLVKNLDDFDYLDAIKEVEEALRKRNITEDDKEYALLIGIDDEIYLDELEELASACDVEVVGKFFQKRSKPDPLFLIGSGKIQELALFRQIRKANLLIFDEELSGLQLKMIEEVTGCKVIDRTTLILEIFARRARTREAKLQVELAQLKYRSNRLIGFGITMSRLGGGVGTKGPGEKKLEIDRRVIKKNIAYLNNELENIKKVRNTQRERREESGMPRVSLVGYTNVGKSTLRNVLVDMFPNDKTLKKEEVLSKDMLFATLDTTTRTIELKDKRVVSLTDTVGFIQKLPHDLVESFKSTLEEVIFSDLIIHVADASAKDVIEQIDAVENVLTELNCMDKTKILLLNKIDNATKDNTYAMIEQKIDEIKAKYTNYQILIISAKNRFNIDELMTLIKDNLAVKTYDCKVLVPYSKMDVSAKLHRNVIVKSEEFVDEGVVMEVILNEKQYNQFKEYIVE; encoded by the coding sequence ATGGTAAATGGAAATACTTCAGGTCTGAAGGAGCATATTTTAAATAGTTTAGATGAATTATACAATTCAAAAATAGAAAAAGGAAAAATAATAAATCAAGAGATTATAGATTATATTGCTGAAGTTAGTAACAAAATTAATAGAGAAATAAATATAGCTATGGATAGAAGTGGTAATGTGATAGATATTTCGATAGGAGATAGTAGTACAGTAAATCTTCCTGTTGTTCCTGTCTATGATAGAAGACTATCAGGAGTGAGGATAGTTCATACTCATCCAGGTGGAAATCCACATCTTTCTTCTGTAGATATTTCAGCACTTATTAAATTGAAATTAGATTGCATAGTTTCTATTGGAGTAAGTGATGAAGGTGTAACAGGTTACGAAGTTGCGGTATGTTCTATACTTAATGATGAATTAACTTATGATAGAACTTTAGTTAAAAATTTAGATGATTTTGATTATTTAGATGCTATAAAAGAAGTTGAAGAAGCACTTAGAAAAAGAAACATAACTGAAGATGATAAAGAATATGCACTTTTAATAGGTATAGATGATGAGATTTATTTAGATGAGTTAGAAGAATTAGCCTCTGCCTGTGATGTAGAAGTTGTAGGAAAGTTTTTTCAAAAGAGAAGTAAGCCAGATCCACTATTTCTAATTGGTTCTGGAAAAATTCAAGAACTAGCTTTATTTAGACAAATTAGAAAGGCAAATCTTTTGATTTTTGATGAAGAGCTAAGTGGACTACAATTAAAAATGATAGAGGAAGTAACTGGTTGTAAGGTTATAGATAGAACAACTCTAATCTTAGAAATCTTTGCTAGAAGAGCTAGAACAAGAGAAGCTAAATTACAAGTTGAATTAGCACAATTAAAATACAGAAGCAATAGGCTTATAGGTTTTGGAATAACCATGTCAAGACTTGGAGGAGGAGTTGGAACAAAAGGTCCTGGGGAAAAGAAACTTGAGATAGATAGAAGAGTAATCAAAAAAAATATAGCTTATTTAAATAATGAACTTGAAAATATAAAAAAAGTTAGAAATACTCAAAGAGAAAGAAGAGAAGAATCAGGAATGCCTAGAGTATCTTTGGTTGGTTATACCAATGTTGGAAAATCTACTTTAAGAAATGTCTTAGTTGATATGTTCCCAAATGATAAAACTTTAAAGAAAGAAGAAGTTTTATCTAAAGATATGCTTTTCGCAACTCTTGATACAACAACAAGAACTATAGAACTAAAGGATAAAAGAGTAGTATCTCTTACAGATACTGTTGGATTTATTCAAAAGCTTCCACATGACTTAGTTGAATCTTTTAAGTCAACATTGGAAGAAGTTATATTCTCTGATTTAATTATTCATGTTGCAGATGCCTCAGCTAAAGATGTAATTGAGCAAATAGATGCAGTTGAGAATGTTTTAACAGAATTAAATTGTATGGATAAAACAAAAATTCTTCTTTTAAATAAAATAGATAATGCAACTAAAGATAATACATATGCAATGATAGAACAAAAGATTGATGAGATAAAAGCAAAATATACTAATTATCAAATATTGATTATTAGTGCTAAAAATAGATTTAATATTGATGAATTGATGACTTTAATAAAAGATAATCTAGCAGTTAAAACTTATGATTGTAAAGTTTTAGTACCTTATTCAAAAATGGATGTGTCAGCTAAGTTACATAGGAATGTAATAGTTAAATCTGAAGAATTTGTTGATGAAGGTGTAGTTATGGAAGTTATCTTAAATGAAAAACAATATAATCAATTTAAAGAATATATAGTGGAGTAG
- a CDS encoding shikimate kinase, with amino-acid sequence MKDNIALIGFMGSGKTTIGKLLAKTMEMKFVDIDKIIEATEKKSINEIFKEKGQIYFRDLEREIILQESSRNNCVIATGGGSILDNENVKSLQETSFIVFLDASIECLYLRLKDNTTRPILNGAEDKKKLIEELLEKRKFLYQISANFIIHIDENTSIYETVDKIKESYINS; translated from the coding sequence ATGAAAGATAATATCGCATTAATCGGGTTTATGGGAAGTGGGAAGACAACTATAGGTAAACTTCTCGCAAAAACTATGGAAATGAAATTTGTAGATATAGATAAAATAATAGAAGCCACTGAAAAAAAATCGATAAATGAAATTTTTAAAGAAAAAGGGCAAATATATTTTAGAGATTTAGAAAGAGAAATAATTTTACAGGAATCTTCAAGAAATAACTGTGTTATTGCAACTGGGGGAGGTTCTATTTTAGATAATGAGAATGTGAAAAGTTTGCAAGAAACCTCTTTTATTGTTTTTTTAGATGCAAGTATAGAATGCTTATATTTACGTTTAAAAGATAATACGACTCGTCCCATTTTAAATGGAGCTGAGGATAAAAAAAAGTTGATAGAGGAGTTATTAGAAAAAAGAAAATTTCTATATCAAATATCTGCGAATTTTATAATACACATAGATGAAAACACTAGTATCTATGAAACTGTAGATAAGATAAAAGAAAGTTATATAAATTCTTAA